The following coding sequences are from one Terriglobia bacterium window:
- a CDS encoding radical SAM protein has translation MASLFPQLEPQQPLVGIAKLAAQGEALADGHQVEYITLENRTLLARCNSRSVPFAWMINPYRGCEFGCHYCYARYTHEFMELRDARDFERKIYVKQHTGHVLRRELKKVRAGQDIAIGTATDPYQPAEKRFEITRAILQELAQHRGLGLGLVTKSTLILRDVELLQEIARNNRLTICVTITTLNAELARLLEPRAPRPDLRLQAVKRLVDAGVRAGVNCAPVLPGLTDSPADLEELAKAAAGVGAAFVFANPLFLKPCAERVFMPFLQQHFPRLVSSYQKRFAGRAFLPREYQQRITALMLKYREKWGVGERFPQDGATSRTTKEASNPQLGLF, from the coding sequence GTGGCCTCCCTCTTCCCCCAACTCGAGCCCCAACAGCCTTTGGTGGGCATCGCCAAACTGGCCGCCCAAGGCGAAGCTCTGGCCGACGGTCATCAGGTCGAATACATCACGCTGGAGAACCGCACGCTGCTGGCGCGCTGCAACTCGCGGAGCGTGCCCTTTGCCTGGATGATCAATCCGTATCGCGGTTGCGAATTCGGCTGCCACTACTGCTATGCCCGCTACACCCACGAGTTTATGGAGCTGCGAGATGCCCGCGATTTCGAACGCAAGATTTACGTCAAGCAGCACACCGGGCATGTGCTGCGCCGCGAACTCAAGAAGGTCCGTGCGGGACAGGACATCGCCATAGGCACCGCCACCGACCCTTATCAGCCGGCGGAAAAGAGATTCGAAATCACCCGCGCCATCCTGCAGGAACTGGCACAGCACCGCGGGCTGGGACTGGGCCTGGTAACCAAATCAACTCTCATTCTGCGCGACGTTGAACTGCTGCAGGAGATCGCGCGGAACAATCGGCTGACCATCTGCGTGACCATCACCACCCTGAACGCAGAATTGGCGCGCCTATTAGAACCTCGGGCGCCGCGTCCTGATCTGCGTTTGCAAGCCGTCAAACGCCTGGTGGACGCCGGTGTTCGCGCGGGCGTCAATTGCGCTCCGGTGCTGCCCGGCCTTACCGATTCTCCGGCGGATCTGGAAGAGCTGGCCAAAGCTGCGGCCGGCGTAGGGGCCGCTTTTGTATTCGCCAATCCACTTTTCTTGAAACCGTGCGCGGAAAGAGTCTTCATGCCGTTCCTGCAGCAGCATTTCCCCAGACTTGTTTCGTCATACCAGAAGCGGTTTGCCGGGAGAGCGTTTTTGCCGCGCGAGTACCAGCAGCGCATCACCGCTCTAATGCTGAAATACCGCGAAAAATGGGGTGTTGGTGAACGTTTTCCGCAAGATGGAGCGACTTCGCGAACGACGAAAGAAGCCTCAAACCCCCAGCTGGGGCTTTTTTGA
- the pgl gene encoding 6-phosphogluconolactonase: protein MAPPTKPDYLRVVPDAAGLNRNAVDEFCTCAHAAIAQSGRFAVALAGGNTPRGVYELLAKEPAGKLPWDKIHLFFGDERHVPPDHPDSNYRMVRETLVSKAPIPEANVHRVRAELDAPAAAAQYESALREFFQVQPGEWPRFDLILLGMGDDGHTASLFPGSPALNENARLVVANPTTQKGERITLTLPVLNRAANVVFLVSGAGKAQIMRDAFASANGMRFPARQVNPANGRLLWIADRAAASLLLS from the coding sequence AACCGCAACGCTGTTGATGAATTCTGCACTTGCGCGCACGCCGCGATTGCGCAGTCTGGGCGGTTCGCGGTGGCCCTGGCCGGCGGCAACACCCCGCGCGGAGTCTATGAGTTGCTGGCGAAGGAACCAGCCGGGAAGCTGCCTTGGGACAAGATCCACCTCTTCTTCGGCGACGAACGTCACGTTCCGCCCGACCACCCTGACAGTAACTACCGTATGGTCCGCGAAACCCTGGTCAGCAAGGCGCCTATCCCGGAAGCCAACGTGCATCGCGTACGCGCCGAGCTGGACGCCCCCGCAGCCGCCGCCCAATACGAATCCGCGTTGCGCGAGTTTTTTCAGGTGCAGCCGGGCGAGTGGCCCCGCTTCGACCTCATCCTCTTGGGCATGGGCGACGACGGCCACACCGCTTCCCTATTTCCCGGCAGTCCTGCTCTGAACGAAAATGCGCGCCTGGTCGTCGCCAACCCGACAACGCAGAAGGGTGAGCGCATCACGCTGACGCTGCCTGTCCTGAACCGCGCCGCCAACGTGGTCTTTCTGGTCTCCGGGGCGGGCAAAGCACAAATCATGCGGGACGCCTTTGCTTCCGCGAATGGCATGCGATTCCCCGCGCGACAAGTGAATCCAGCAAACGGCCGCCTGTTGTGGATCGCCGACCGTGCAGCGGCCAGTCTGCTCCTGAGTTAA